The Nitrospirae bacterium YQR-1 genome segment TTATAATACCCTCAGGGCCTAAAACAAACCCCAGCCTTAACGCTGCAAACCCAATTTTACTCAGCGTTTTCATAACAACAAGATTCTCATATTTATTGATGAAGGGTACAAAAGAAAGTTTTTCAGAAAACGGCTGATACGCCTCATCAACTACCACCACACCTGTTGACTCCTTAATAATCCGGTGGATTTTTTCAACTGAAAAAGCATTGCCTGTGGGGTTGTTTGGAGAGCTTATGAATATAATCCGGGGGTTTTGCTCTCTTATCGTCTTAACAACAGCATCAAGGTCCAAATCAAATCCGTCATCAAGGGCAACAGGCAAAGTAAGCTGGGAAAGTGCCTCTGCAATTATTCCGTACATTACAAAGGTTGGTGTTGGGTATAACACAGGGCCGCCTGTTGCTCCGATTAAATAGTATATGAGTTCATCAGAGCCGTTACCGTGAAGAATCTGCTCGGGTGCAACATCCCACATTGTTGAGACAAGTGCCCTCAGCTCCTTTGCCTCAGGGTCAGGGTACTTATTGGTTTTGATAAGTTTAACAGCCTCAGGGCCGATATCAAAACCAAAGGGGCTTTCATTGGCATCCAGTTTAACCCTGCAAGGGACGTCCTTAACCTCATAGGCACGGAGTTTCAGCACATCAGGCTTAATCAGGCTGTGCGACATTGCTTTACGGAATTACCTTATTTAGGGGGTATTCCACAATCCCTGTGGCGCCGCTTTTTTTGAGTTGCGGAATAAGCTCCCGAACTGTGTTTTCCTCTACAATGACCTCTATTGCCAGCCAACCGGAATCGGATAGTTGAGACACGGTTGGGGAGTGGAGTGCCGGAAGCACATTTAGTACGTCCTTAAGATTCTGCTCCTGTATGTTCATCTTAAGGCCCACTCTCTCCTCAGCCGCAAGGGCGCCCTTAAGAAGCATAACCATATTTTCTATTTTTTGCCGTTTCCACGGGTCATCCCATGCTTTTTTGTTGGCTATGAAGCGGGTGGTGGAGACAAGCACGGTTTCTACAATTCTCAGATTATTTGCCCTTAGAGACGAGCCGGTTTCGGTAAGTTCCACTATCGCATCGGCCAGTTGAGGGGGTTTAACCTCAGTGGCTCCCCATGAAAAATCAACCTCTGCCTCTATGCTGCGCTCTGCAAGGTAACGCTTAGTGAAACCGACAAGCTCAGTGGCTATACGCTTGCCGTTTAAATCGGCCGCACAATTAATGCCGGAATTATTCGGCACGGCAATCACCCAGCGCACCGGCCTAAGCCCCTCCTTGGCATAATTCAACTCGGCCACCTCATAAACGTCCGCCCCCTGCTCCAGTATCCAGTCATACCCTGTCAGCCCGCAGTCCAGAATCCCCTTTTCCACATACCTTGCCATCTCCTGCGCTCTTATCAACATAGCCTCTATTTCAGGGTCGTTTATTGAGGGGTAGTATGACCGTGAAGACACACTTGCATGATACCCCGCTTTTCTGAATAACTTGAATGTTGATTCCTGAAGGCTGCCCTTAGGCATTCCCAGCTTTATTGCTTGTTTTTGTTCCGTCATAAAAGATTTCCCTTCCAAAAAGATTAATTTATATAATATAATTATACATCTGCAAGATAGATTTTGTTAAAAAAAATTTTTAGTTTGATGGAAAAATACTTTGACGCAAGAAAATAAAGACAATTTTAATGATGATGAATTATTACCATACTACAGAATAGCTAATTTTTTAGTGGCTTTTAAAGCACAGAAACCTGTAACAGCAGAAAACATTTATAATGAGGCAAGCAAGCTCATCCCCGGCCATCTTTCAACAACAACGAATGATACAGATTTCATTGTCAATGCCACCAAAGATGAGCAGGAAAATAAAAAAACATATAACAGTCTTTGTTATGTTTTTATAAAAACAATCTTAAGTGTTGACAACTGGAAAATTACTTATGCCGGGCTGGAATATTTTCTTGAAGATAATGTTTTTGGAATTTCAACTGTTCAACTTAGTAAACCGTTTCCCTCAGATATTTCAAACAGAGCCGCCCTCACTGCTGAAAAAAATAACTGTAAGATTCACTTTTTTTTTAATCATTGCACTAAGGAACGTAAAGAATTAGAATTAGTTGTCAAAAACAATAGCAATAATTTTAAAGAAATATGTGTGCTTGTATTTGAAAATCAAGACGACATGACTGAGCAAAGGCAAAAAAATTATGATTATCCGGTGTTTTTTACATGTTTTGAAAAACTAAGAGAAAAATGCGCTGAAATTAACGAAGAACAATATCTGAAACTCTGCTCCCCATATAACGAAATATATCATAACGCTCCCACCGGCATTGCTTCTGTAAAAGCAGAAATTCTTGACAATATCCCTGTTGGAGAAAATACAGGAGAGGCAAATCATTATAAACTTAAATTCAGAGCACCACAATTACCACAAATAATTCCCGGACAGTTTATTATGATTAATACCTCTTCCGCCACTAAACAGTACAAACCGGTAACAACCCAATTAAACCTTAACCCTGAGGCATACCTGAAAAGACCTTTCGGCATACACAGGGCATATTACCCGGGGTTTAACCACGATTATCTCAGACATATCAGTCTGCCGCCGGCACTTTCCACAGCACTGTACACCGTGTTTCCAAAAGAGTTTGACATATTTTATAAGGTGCTCAAATACGGCACGGGTACTGCTGAGATGAAAAGACTCAGCAGTGGTGACGTCATTGAAATTCTCGGGCCCCTTGGAAAGCGCTTTGAACTAAGAGCTTTAAGAGGAAAGGGGATTGAAGAGGTGCATGTTATCGGAGGCGGGGCAGGCATGGCCCCCATGATTTTTATGGTTCAGGCCTTGCGTTTTTTTGCTTTCAGGATTAAGGCATTTATCGGTATCGAGAGTTTTGATATGCTTAATCACAGGGATGATTCTTTTACCGAAAATCCTCAAAACGTCAACCTCTATGTTGATGATTTAAAAGCGGCAGGCGTCTCTGATGCGGATATTTTTGTTTCATGCGATTTGCAAAGTGACCTCAAAGGTGTTATACCTGAGGAAAACTACCACAAGGGATTCGTAAGTGCTCAGTATGCGGAGTATTTGACCAAAAAACAAGATTTAAAAAAAATAATGGCTTTTACATGCGGCCCTACGGCTATGATGCACCATGTTGCCAAAATCACTAAGGAGCACGGGATTGAGCTGAGGGTTCTGATGGAAAGACGTATGGGGTGCGGGATAGGCGTCTGCTTTTCCTGCGTATGTGAAACCACAGACGGCAATAACCCGTTTTCACGCGTTTGTGTTGACGGGCCGATTTACGAGGCAGGGGAAATATTATGGGAAACAAGAAGTTAGAAGTTGCAATAAGTAAGTTACAAATGAGGACGCCGATTATGACGGCCTCGGGAACATCCGGCTCAAGTGATGAAATTACAAAGCTCTCAGGGAAAAACGAAATTGTCCAATCCCTCGGTGCCTTTGTAACCAAAGGCGTAACCCTGAAACCACGCCATGGCAATTCCGGTATCAGACTGGCGGAGATTCAATCCGGCAAAGGTATTATTAACTCAATCGGTATTCAAAATAAAGGCGCTAAGTCTTTTCTTGAAAATGATTTGCCACGGCTGGTGCAATATCAACTGCCTGTTGTGGTTAATATCTCGGCGGATTCCATTGATGAATTCGGGGAGCTTGCCGCATATTTGACGGAAAACGATGTGAATAAAATAATCACAGGGCTCGAAATTAACATATCATGCCCAAATATTAATGAGGGCGGTATTATTTTCGGCGTTAACCCTAAAATGGTTGAAAAAGTTGTGGCGGCAGTAAAAAAAAGCGTTGGAGACAGGGTTGTGATTATTACCAAGCTTACACCAAATGTTACAGATATAACTGAACCGGCTAAGGCCGCAATTGCCGGAGGTACTGATTCTTTATCCATGATCAACACCATGCGGGCGGTGGCTATAGACATTGAAAGCAGAAGGCCGCTTTTAGGAAATATCATAGGCGGACTTTCAGGACCGGCTGTTAAACCGGTAGGTGTTTTTATGGTGTATGAGTGCTTCAGAAAAATTCAGGAGTGCCGCAATAAGAAGATTCCTGTTGTCGGAATTGGAGGAATTTCCACATGGCGGGACGCTTTGGAATACATTATGGCAGGAGCTACGGCAGTGGGGATTGGTACAGCATGGTTTGTCAATAACAACGTCTTTTGCGAGGTTAAAAATGGACTGGTTAACTACACGGAAGAAAACAATATAACTATAAGTGCACTGACAGGAATAAGCCATGAGACATAAAAATTAAATATTTTCCGTCTTCGCCCGCCATAACCCCTCCTTCTTCAAATAGAGCATACTATGGACTATCTCTTTTGGACACTTTCACTTTGCTGAAATCCGGACATTTTCACTTTGCTACTATAAAATTAAAAAAAACAGTTGACTTATTTATTTTAAATATGGTAGGTTACGCACGATTAAAAAAAACGTCTATTATTAATCAAAATAAAGGAGGTGAATTAATTGAAGAAAGTAATTACGATAGTGATGGTATTTGCAATGCTCTTATCGGCAGCAGCTCTTTTTGCAGGTGACAAGGTAGTTGGCACCGTAAAGGCAATAGACAAAAAGGGTGAGGGCGTGATGGACATTACCGTAACTGATGAGAAAGCCGGTAAGGACGTCGTTGTTAACTGCAATAAGGACTGTGATGTGAAAGCCGGAGCGGATGCAGTCGGCGCAAAAGTTACCATCGAAACAAAAGCCAAGGGTAAAGTCGTAAGAAAAGCAGTAGCAGGTTGCTAATACATTAATTTTTAACGGAAAGACGGGAAAAACCCGTCTTTCCGTTTTACATCCCGCCCTCTCTCCAATAAGGCCACAGGAGCTTATTCCTTTTTTATCCACACGATTCGATAAAGAGCCTAAAAAATCTTATTCCAATGTTAACAATCAAGGCAATAAATTTTTATATGAAGTTTTTTAATAATATTTGCATTTCTTGTTTTAAATGTGTTAACCTGCTTTATAATGTGTAATTTTGACACGGACAGTGAAACAGGGATTGATAAAAGTTTGTTCTTTTATAAAATTCGGAGGACTATGTGATGATAAAAAACACAACGTTTTTTTGCAGGAAAGTTTATATATTTTTAGTATTAGCAGCCATTTTAACATTCCTTGGCGTATCTGAGTCTTATGGTGCGCAACCGGTAGGAACAATAACCCAGCTTGAGGGTATTGGGGAAATATTAAGAGGCGGCAATCTGCCTGCTGTTGCTGCAAAAACGGCAGACCCCGTTTATGAAAAAGACGTGATCCGGACTAAAAGCCGTTCTAAGATAGTGATAACATTTGTCGATGAAAGTGTTTTAACATTGGCGCCAAACACAAGGATAGACATAAGCGAGTATTCCAGTGATAAGGAAAAACCCAAAACAGTAATAAATATGCCCAGAGGTACGGTGCGCGCAATAGTGTCAAAGAGCATATCGAAGCGGCTTGCCGCCACAGGCGGTACAGAGCATTTTGAAGTGCACACGCCTAACGCTGTTGCCGGCGTCAGAGGAACAGACTTTAAAAGTATCTTTATGGATGGAGTCGGCTCTGTTTTTCAGGTTATGGAAGGTAACATAGGGGTTAGCAGCAAGGAAATGTTTGGGAGGCAGGAGTTGTTAGTAGGCCCGGGTCAACAGGTTACGGTGCCGATAGGGAAGGAACCATTACCACCTACACCTCTTACCGACAAAGACAAACAAGGCTATGGCATACATAGCTCAGGCGGCGGCTCTCAACAAGGCTCCCAGCAGGCTCTTTCTAATGTAGCCAACGAATTTGCTCAGGGTAATGCAGACACATTTCAGCAACAGCAACAGCAGCAGACAACGAACAATCTATTTACACAAACAAATTTAGATTTTACAACAGACACAACCAATCAGGCTGATGTTAATGTTCCTTTAACGGATACACAATCAGGGGTCTTATCAACATCAACTACAACAACAAGCGTAACGGCTAAGACTACCACCTCAGCCTTGATAACTACCACTACAGCAGCAACAACCACCACTGCCGGGGTGACAACTACGACTTCCGGGACAACTACGACTGCCGGTGCAACTACGACTGCCGGTACAACCACCACATCCGATACAACAACTACTACAGCACTGGAGCCTCCACCTCCAACCACCACTACTGCAGTAGTAACAACTACAACAGCGGTTGTATCAACCACCACTACTGCATCAACCACCTTTCAATTGACAAGCAATTTAGGAACTACGGAGTCAGGCTTTACCGGCTCATCAAGCTCTGATGCATCCAGCTATTTTACCGGTGTGCTCAGTGCCACATATAAACAAACTGGAACTATGTACACACCATTTTCATTCACCGCCTCCGGCAACTATCTGGCATCGGACACTTCCACATATCCACTGTGGTACACAAACGTAAGCGGGTCATTTTCAAGTACCAATACCATTTACACCGTATCAGGGTATATGGGTGGAATCAAGGGTAGTTCTACAGACAGTTCTCTTTTGTATGCAAATTTTGCAGGAATTTATAGTGATTTATATGGTACTCCGGTAGGTGTGCTGCTTTCGTATGCGGAGAGCTCAACCATTGGAAGCGTTACCGGTAACTTTAGTTCTACATTAGATACATGGAGTGCCAGCGGTTCGCTTATTGCGATAGATTTGGATTACACAAAAGGAAGTTATGGCAATTCATTTTATACCGGATATGTTCCTGTGGGCACAACTTCCTATTTAGGAGAGGAAACTAGTAATGCAGGTTATTACCTTCTTACACTTTCAAGGTCAGATGGTGTCTATTACGGCAAAAGTATTTCTGCATATGCTGATACAACCGGTAGTACCTACCTATATTTTGGAAGGTTGCTGGGAAAAGAGGGGACAGGCAGCGGCTCTACTGCAATTGAATATATAGATGTCGGGTTGTATTTGTCGGTAAGCCAGTTTTTAAACCTTGCCTGCGGCGGTGATACGGCCGGTTCTTCCGGGTGTTCGACCACAACAGCTAACACAGTGCTCTCCACTCTGAATATACCGTCTGTGGAGATAGGAAGGACATCTCTAAGCGGTACCCTCACCTTGGGTAGTGATTATGTCAACATGTACATGAGTAACGTTGTGTTTTTTGCATCATCATCAGGAAGCTCTCCTGCGATCTTTACAATCGGAAGCATATCCGGTTCATATTCATTTGGTACCTCCCTCAATACTACTAATATAACCAACAGTACAAATGAGTTGACACTGGCTGATTCATCAAGTAGTTTATACATGTATTTGCATTTTAACCAGTGGAGCGGCAATGCCTGGACAGCGACCATAGGACCGTCTTTTAACCGTCTTGACACTAACTCCGGTGGATACCTTACCGGCTCAACATGGAGTGGCAATGTTAATCTTTCAGGTGCGGCGGGGGGGGCTTATACAGGCTTAACAAGCGGCAGCCTAAGCGGCAACGGTGCGGGTATTGTAACTATACCGTCGGGCACATCCACCGTTCCATTTAATCACTTACCTATAATCCGGTAAAATATAATGAACCTTTGTAAAAAGGGTTTTATTAGTATGGGCTTTTCTCCTCAACTCACTGGGAAGCTGTGTTCGTTATGGCAGAGAAAAATGCTACAGCTGCCATAATGAAATCCTGCCCTTGCCGCCTGCGTTATACTTTTGACTGCTACTTGGTATGACTGCAACTTGGTATTAGCCTGAAATTACCTTAATCATTAGGTACTGCTGGTATTCAGATTGATAAAAATCTACAGAAGTAGTATTATACGATAACAAAATGAATGCACCCTCAGATAAAAAAGACAATGATTCAGAAGTCCAACCCGATGCTGTAAGTGTTGTTGCAAGGAACTACCTTTTTATTTTTATAGCTCGCATACTTAGAATCGGCACAGGGCTGCTCTTACTTTTTGGGCTTGCCAGGGTACTAACTGTAGGGGATTTCGGTAACTTTGTCTTTGTGGTAAACCTTGCGGCAAGTGTGATGAGCATAGCCTTCTACGGAGTGGGGCAGGCCCTTGTCAGGGAAGTTTCACAAAATAAGGGGAAAGCCTCACTGTTTATTGCAATAGCCATGAAGGTTAGGGTGTATCTCGCTGTGGCCTCATTTGCCGCTTTAATCGGTTTTGCCTGGGTTATGAAAGTAGATAACCTGATTTTGCTGGCTCTTATTGTTTCCGCCGTTGCTGAAATTTTCAGGGCCTTTTCAGACCTCTCGAAAGATGTTTTCAGAGCGTTTGAGAAAATGCACTATGAAATGTTTCTTACAACAGTTTATTCTGCTGTACTGCTTGCAGCCGTAGTGGTTGCTGTTTATTTCAAGAGTGGATTTATGCCGGTTATTTTAGCAATCTTAGTGGCACAGGTCGTACAATTTATTTTAAGCATGCGGATTATGGTAAGAAAATTTGCAGTGCCGGCTAAAGCAGTGCCGATGGATGCCCTCATTGTGTTTCTCAAAGATGCCTTCACCCTTGGGCTTGGCGTGCTGTTTGTACAAATCATCGGAAGGCTGCCGGCACTGTTTTTAAAATACTTCAAAGGGGCGGAAGAGGTTGCTTTTTTTGAAACCTCTCACGGTATTATTATTCAGACACTGGTTCTTAGCGAGGTACTGATGACAGTGTTTTTACCGAGGTTTTCCATTATGGCCGCTTTGCAGGATAAGGAGAGAATCAAAGATGTCGGAAGTAAACTGCTAAAGGTACTCCTTGTGTTTTCTCTGAATGTTTCAATTGTATTTTTTGTCTTTTCTAAGGAAACTATGGGGTTGCTCTATGGACAGAAGTATGAAACATCATGGATGGTTTTAAGGATTCTTGCTTACTCTGTAGTGTTTTTGTTTTTGGCTAATTTTGCCCATCTATTTTTTATTTCCTTAAAGATGCAAAGGCAGTTTATATTTTGTAATTTAATTTCTCTTATACTTATAGCCATATCGCTTGCCGTGTTGGTTCCGTTGTATGGATACAGGGGGGCGGCGGTTGCATCCGTCACTGCTTATTTTTCAAATTTTCTTGTCTCCCTCTTTGTACTAAACCGCTCTGTGCTAAAACTTCCCGTTGCTGTTTTAATAAAAGCTCTTGCCTATTCCGCTGTTTCGGTCTTTGCAGGACTTATGCTTAAAGACTATAATATATACCTTGCAGCGGCAGTGTCTGAAGTAATTTTTTTAGGATTAGCCGTTTGGGGAGGTATTTTTGAAAAGGATGAAAAGATATATATAGCTGATATACTTGGGAGGTTAAAACCGCATGAAAGGAGATTTCAGCCGTGAACCGTAAAGTTGAAATTGTAAAGGATATATTCAGGTTTATTTACTATTACCCGTTTAGGTATCTGGTGGGGGTGCTTCCGTTTACACTGTCATACCTGATGATTAAAACCCTTGGCGGCATAGGCTTTAACTTTGCAAAAAAGAAGGAGTTTGCTTACTCTCTGGAGGCAAGGAGACTCTTTCCTGACAAAGGAGATGATGAAATCCGCAGCATTGCCAAACAAACACTGCTGAATTTTCTGCAAAATGAAATAGAAACACTGATGTTTCCTAAAATCAACAAAGACAACATAGATTGGTTTATAGAGTACGCTGGGCTTGAAAATCTTGATGAGGCTTTAAAGCAGCAAAGAGGAGTCATTTTGCTTTTTGCACACTTCGGGGCAAACCAGATGGTGATGCCTGCAATAGGGTACAAGGGATACAAGATGAGCCAGTTGGGAGCCCCTGCCACCGTCTGGACGGAAAAGGAGCAAGTGTCATATATAAAAAAGAAAAACATGGAAATTAAGTGGCGGCATGAGCAGACCCTTCCGGTGACACATATAAATGTGTTTGGTTCTCTGAAGGAGGCGTTTCTGTGTTTAAAGAGAAACGAAATCCTCGGGGTGGCCATTGACGGAGGGGGGGGGAAGGAGTGGGTGGAGGTAGAGTTTTTCGGAAAAAGGGCGCTTTATTCAACCGGCGCTATTGATATTGCTCTCAGAACACAGGCTGTAATACTGCCCACCTTTATGGTTAGAAAACCAGACAGCCGCCACACGATGATCATAGAAAAACCGCTTATCTGCCC includes the following:
- the hisG gene encoding ATP phosphoribosyltransferase encodes the protein MTEQKQAIKLGMPKGSLQESTFKLFRKAGYHASVSSRSYYPSINDPEIEAMLIRAQEMARYVEKGILDCGLTGYDWILEQGADVYEVAELNYAKEGLRPVRWVIAVPNNSGINCAADLNGKRIATELVGFTKRYLAERSIEAEVDFSWGATEVKPPQLADAIVELTETGSSLRANNLRIVETVLVSTTRFIANKKAWDDPWKRQKIENMVMLLKGALAAEERVGLKMNIQEQNLKDVLNVLPALHSPTVSQLSDSGWLAIEVIVEENTVRELIPQLKKSGATGIVEYPLNKVIP
- a CDS encoding dihydroorotate dehydrogenase, giving the protein MGNKKLEVAISKLQMRTPIMTASGTSGSSDEITKLSGKNEIVQSLGAFVTKGVTLKPRHGNSGIRLAEIQSGKGIINSIGIQNKGAKSFLENDLPRLVQYQLPVVVNISADSIDEFGELAAYLTENDVNKIITGLEINISCPNINEGGIIFGVNPKMVEKVVAAVKKSVGDRVVIITKLTPNVTDITEPAKAAIAGGTDSLSMINTMRAVAIDIESRRPLLGNIIGGLSGPAVKPVGVFMVYECFRKIQECRNKKIPVVGIGGISTWRDALEYIMAGATAVGIGTAWFVNNNVFCEVKNGLVNYTEENNITISALTGISHET
- a CDS encoding flippase, coding for MNAPSDKKDNDSEVQPDAVSVVARNYLFIFIARILRIGTGLLLLFGLARVLTVGDFGNFVFVVNLAASVMSIAFYGVGQALVREVSQNKGKASLFIAIAMKVRVYLAVASFAALIGFAWVMKVDNLILLALIVSAVAEIFRAFSDLSKDVFRAFEKMHYEMFLTTVYSAVLLAAVVVAVYFKSGFMPVILAILVAQVVQFILSMRIMVRKFAVPAKAVPMDALIVFLKDAFTLGLGVLFVQIIGRLPALFLKYFKGAEEVAFFETSHGIIIQTLVLSEVLMTVFLPRFSIMAALQDKERIKDVGSKLLKVLLVFSLNVSIVFFVFSKETMGLLYGQKYETSWMVLRILAYSVVFLFLANFAHLFFISLKMQRQFIFCNLISLILIAISLAVLVPLYGYRGAAVASVTAYFSNFLVSLFVLNRSVLKLPVAVLIKALAYSAVSVFAGLMLKDYNIYLAAAVSEVIFLGLAVWGGIFEKDEKIYIADILGRLKPHERRFQP
- the hisC gene encoding histidinol-phosphate transaminase; translated protein: MSHSLIKPDVLKLRAYEVKDVPCRVKLDANESPFGFDIGPEAVKLIKTNKYPDPEAKELRALVSTMWDVAPEQILHGNGSDELIYYLIGATGGPVLYPTPTFVMYGIIAEALSQLTLPVALDDGFDLDLDAVVKTIREQNPRIIFISSPNNPTGNAFSVEKIHRIIKESTGVVVVDEAYQPFSEKLSFVPFINKYENLVVMKTLSKIGFAALRLGFVLGPEGIIREINKLRLPYNVNTLSQSLAIYLLSEKKQILSENIQTIVSERIRLTQRLSGFDALRVYPSDSNFFLMKPLNMKGYDLYGKLLDEGVLVKSFHASIPALEDTLRVTVGAPEENALFLESMEKILNTKILS
- a CDS encoding FecR family protein — its product is MIKNTTFFCRKVYIFLVLAAILTFLGVSESYGAQPVGTITQLEGIGEILRGGNLPAVAAKTADPVYEKDVIRTKSRSKIVITFVDESVLTLAPNTRIDISEYSSDKEKPKTVINMPRGTVRAIVSKSISKRLAATGGTEHFEVHTPNAVAGVRGTDFKSIFMDGVGSVFQVMEGNIGVSSKEMFGRQELLVGPGQQVTVPIGKEPLPPTPLTDKDKQGYGIHSSGGGSQQGSQQALSNVANEFAQGNADTFQQQQQQQTTNNLFTQTNLDFTTDTTNQADVNVPLTDTQSGVLSTSTTTTSVTAKTTTSALITTTTAATTTTAGVTTTTSGTTTTAGATTTAGTTTTSDTTTTTALEPPPPTTTTAVVTTTTAVVSTTTTASTTFQLTSNLGTTESGFTGSSSSDASSYFTGVLSATYKQTGTMYTPFSFTASGNYLASDTSTYPLWYTNVSGSFSSTNTIYTVSGYMGGIKGSSTDSSLLYANFAGIYSDLYGTPVGVLLSYAESSTIGSVTGNFSSTLDTWSASGSLIAIDLDYTKGSYGNSFYTGYVPVGTTSYLGEETSNAGYYLLTLSRSDGVYYGKSISAYADTTGSTYLYFGRLLGKEGTGSGSTAIEYIDVGLYLSVSQFLNLACGGDTAGSSGCSTTTANTVLSTLNIPSVEIGRTSLSGTLTLGSDYVNMYMSNVVFFASSSGSSPAIFTIGSISGSYSFGTSLNTTNITNSTNELTLADSSSSLYMYLHFNQWSGNAWTATIGPSFNRLDTNSGGYLTGSTWSGNVNLSGAAGGAYTGLTSGSLSGNGAGIVTIPSGTSTVPFNHLPIIR
- a CDS encoding lysophospholipid acyltransferase family protein; amino-acid sequence: MNRKVEIVKDIFRFIYYYPFRYLVGVLPFTLSYLMIKTLGGIGFNFAKKKEFAYSLEARRLFPDKGDDEIRSIAKQTLLNFLQNEIETLMFPKINKDNIDWFIEYAGLENLDEALKQQRGVILLFAHFGANQMVMPAIGYKGYKMSQLGAPATVWTEKEQVSYIKKKNMEIKWRHEQTLPVTHINVFGSLKEAFLCLKRNEILGVAIDGGGGKEWVEVEFFGKRALYSTGAIDIALRTQAVILPTFMVRKPDSRHTMIIEKPLICPEGADKLQTIKNYTASFVEALQSYVVKYPWHYIYYLAWRNMIALKGDDVPYFKD